A window from Gemmatimonadales bacterium encodes these proteins:
- a CDS encoding carboxymuconolactone decarboxylase family protein, with product MAFIPYAPDEQVPADDRVPDQDNILRIHGVHSRVMRHHYELYVELMRGPGPLTRIQREMLAVVVSAANHCHY from the coding sequence GTGGCATTCATCCCGTACGCACCCGACGAGCAAGTGCCAGCCGACGATCGCGTCCCGGACCAGGACAACATCCTGCGGATCCACGGGGTTCATTCGCGGGTCATGCGCCATCACTACGAGCTCTACGTAGAGCTGATGCGCGGACCGGGCCCGCTGACGCGCATCCAGCGGGAGATGCTCGCCGTCGTGGTATCGGCCGCGAACCACTGTCACTATTGA